In Deltaproteobacteria bacterium, a single genomic region encodes these proteins:
- the hemW gene encoding radical SAM family heme chaperone HemW — protein MAAPFSLYVHIPYCVSKCPYCDFNSHVVPQIPEAQYTDALVRELEHYGSAGDWRGRELQSIFFGGGTPSTFKPTSIGRILAWVAATFPLDAACEITMEANPGSVDAANFAGYRDAGVNRISVGVQSFQERLLKFLGRVHSADEAKTALHVVRQSGFENFSFDVIFANPGQTLNELAADLDTALGFQPPHLSAYNLTFEEGTPFHHEYRAGRMQNLSEDEEIAMAELIENKLAPGGLVRYEISNYARPGHHSRHNVNYWKSGDYLGLGAGAHSYLRSSDAVTGQRWSNEKNPGKYMAQLNDTGTAVVDWEAIDRDKAMGEFMFLGLRLTEGISVAEFCRRFGEPPARVYPKIGLWTNEGLLEESSGFLRLTAKGLLLANSIFVHFM, from the coding sequence ATGGCGGCGCCGTTTTCACTCTACGTTCATATTCCCTACTGCGTCAGTAAGTGCCCCTACTGTGACTTCAACTCGCACGTCGTGCCACAGATACCGGAGGCGCAGTACACGGACGCGCTGGTGCGAGAATTAGAGCACTACGGTTCCGCAGGAGATTGGCGCGGTCGTGAGCTGCAGAGCATCTTCTTCGGCGGCGGCACGCCGTCTACCTTCAAGCCGACCAGCATCGGCAGGATTCTCGCTTGGGTCGCCGCCACGTTTCCGCTCGACGCCGCCTGCGAAATCACTATGGAAGCCAACCCGGGTAGCGTCGATGCCGCGAATTTTGCCGGTTATCGAGACGCCGGCGTGAACCGGATCAGCGTCGGCGTGCAATCGTTTCAAGAACGCCTGTTAAAGTTTCTCGGCCGCGTTCACTCGGCAGATGAAGCGAAAACAGCTTTGCATGTGGTCCGCCAATCGGGCTTCGAAAATTTCAGCTTCGACGTGATCTTTGCCAACCCGGGCCAAACACTCAACGAGCTGGCAGCTGATCTCGACACGGCGTTGGGATTCCAACCGCCGCATCTCTCGGCCTATAACCTCACTTTCGAAGAGGGCACACCATTCCACCACGAGTATCGCGCCGGGCGCATGCAGAACTTGAGTGAAGACGAAGAGATCGCCATGGCCGAGCTGATCGAAAATAAGCTCGCGCCAGGGGGTTTAGTTCGCTACGAGATTTCCAATTACGCAAGACCCGGACATCACTCACGCCATAATGTGAACTACTGGAAAAGCGGCGACTATCTGGGGCTCGGCGCCGGCGCCCACAGCTACCTGCGCAGCAGCGACGCGGTGACCGGGCAGCGGTGGAGCAATGAGAAAAATCCCGGTAAATACATGGCTCAGCTGAACGACACTGGCACAGCGGTTGTTGATTGGGAAGCGATCGATCGCGACAAAGCGATGGGCGAATTCATGTTTCTCGGTCTGCGCCTGACCGAGGGTATATCCGTCGCAGAGTTCTGCCGCCGCTTTGGCGAGCCTCCGGCGCGTGTTTACCCAAAGATTGGCTTGTGGACCAACGAAGGATTGCTAGAAGAGAGCAGCGGCTTTCTCCGGCTCACGGCTAAAGGCTTACTGCTCGCCAATTCGATCTTCGTGCATTTCATGTAG
- a CDS encoding DUF898 domain-containing protein, whose protein sequence is MAMELLTESSGVLQSAESRRFAFHGVGGTLFGIQIVNLFLSIVTLGIFSFWGRVKVRKYMMSQTEFEGDRFAYHGNGQELLIGWLKALVFVGVPLLILTFLSAGALAYLAVLAFMPIAVVSARRYRLSRSSWRNIRFSFRGRVWDFALLSVKGWFLSAVTFGIAYPVWQNWRQSYLVSHSHFGNQKFDYDGRGSELIWNFLLHLLLTIPALGINWFWYWARLQRYYWNHTRFGAARFSSQVSGGGLFGLMFVNLLLLLVTLGLAWSWVQVRNARYYLEHLTLDGALDVAAIMQDAQTASATGEALSGFFDLDFDLG, encoded by the coding sequence ATGGCAATGGAACTGTTGACGGAAAGCTCCGGCGTCTTACAAAGCGCGGAGTCGCGCCGCTTTGCTTTCCACGGCGTCGGCGGCACGTTGTTCGGCATTCAGATTGTCAATTTGTTTTTGAGCATCGTGACATTGGGCATTTTCAGCTTCTGGGGCCGCGTCAAAGTTCGTAAGTACATGATGAGCCAGACTGAATTCGAAGGCGATCGCTTTGCCTATCATGGCAATGGCCAAGAGCTGCTCATCGGCTGGCTCAAGGCTCTAGTGTTTGTTGGAGTTCCGTTGCTGATTCTCACGTTTCTCTCCGCCGGCGCGCTGGCTTACCTCGCGGTTCTCGCCTTCATGCCGATCGCGGTGGTGAGCGCTAGGCGTTATCGGCTCAGCCGCAGCTCCTGGCGCAATATCCGTTTCTCGTTTCGCGGGCGAGTTTGGGATTTTGCTTTGCTATCGGTCAAGGGCTGGTTTCTGAGCGCGGTGACATTTGGCATCGCCTACCCTGTCTGGCAGAACTGGCGCCAAAGCTATCTCGTTTCCCATTCACATTTTGGCAATCAAAAATTCGACTACGACGGCCGCGGCAGCGAACTCATATGGAACTTTTTGTTGCATTTGTTGCTAACGATTCCGGCGCTCGGAATTAACTGGTTCTGGTATTGGGCGCGGCTGCAACGCTACTATTGGAATCATACGCGTTTCGGCGCGGCGCGTTTCAGCTCACAGGTCAGCGGCGGCGGCCTCTTCGGTCTCATGTTTGTCAATCTGCTGCTTTTGCTCGTTACACTGGGCCTCGCCTGGTCCTGGGTGCAGGTGCGCAACGCGCGCTACTACCTCGAACACCTGACCCTGGACGGCGCGCTCGACGTCGCGGCCATTATGCAGGACGCGCAGACGGCCAGCGCCACGGGCGAAGCGCTGTCAGGATTTTTCGATTTGGATTTTGATCTCGGCTAA
- a CDS encoding M48 family metallopeptidase has protein sequence MQLEWRGHYLDGKSAQRRGAVVQLQASGLRITLDDGALLDWPYAEIKQTQGAYAGEQVRLERGGEFAEALLIQDSDFLATLHRVAPNRAERFHNPADRPARLRATIVAGVVSIVALIALYLYGVPALATAVTPFVPVAWEEKLGAMVMDQMVQPEKQCNDPVLRKTIDEIVAKLTATVPNSPYKFRVYLVNDPTVNALAAPGGYIVIFRGLLEATRRPEELAGVLAHELQHVLKRHSTKLILQHVSTGVLMSAFFGDVSGLASFGLEAAQTLALLRYSRGHESEADAAGLKMLNAAGIDGSGIISFFEILQAKSGGEPGFLKYVSSHPDTQDRIARLKSLADQTEQAAARPLRYDWANVKKICAARSTR, from the coding sequence ATGCAACTCGAATGGCGTGGCCACTACCTTGACGGCAAAAGCGCTCAGCGCCGCGGTGCCGTCGTGCAGCTTCAAGCTTCGGGTCTAAGAATTACACTTGACGACGGCGCGCTGCTCGATTGGCCCTACGCTGAAATCAAACAAACCCAGGGGGCCTACGCCGGCGAGCAGGTGCGACTCGAACGCGGCGGCGAATTTGCCGAGGCGCTGCTAATTCAAGATAGCGACTTCCTCGCGACACTGCATCGGGTGGCGCCAAACCGAGCTGAGCGGTTCCACAATCCAGCCGATCGTCCCGCGCGTCTTCGCGCGACCATCGTCGCAGGGGTCGTGTCCATCGTCGCGCTGATTGCACTCTATCTCTACGGCGTGCCCGCGTTGGCCACCGCCGTGACCCCATTTGTGCCGGTTGCCTGGGAAGAGAAGCTCGGCGCGATGGTGATGGACCAGATGGTGCAACCGGAGAAGCAATGCAACGATCCGGTTCTGCGCAAAACAATCGACGAGATCGTTGCGAAGTTAACGGCCACAGTGCCCAACAGCCCTTACAAATTTCGCGTCTATTTAGTGAACGACCCCACGGTCAACGCTTTGGCAGCGCCAGGCGGATACATCGTGATTTTTCGCGGCTTGCTCGAAGCGACCCGGCGACCCGAAGAGCTAGCCGGCGTGCTGGCGCACGAGCTGCAGCACGTGCTCAAGCGCCACTCTACCAAGTTGATCCTACAACATGTGTCGACGGGGGTATTGATGTCGGCGTTTTTCGGCGATGTCAGCGGTTTGGCTTCGTTTGGCTTGGAAGCGGCGCAGACCCTGGCCTTGCTGCGCTATAGCCGCGGCCACGAAAGCGAAGCCGACGCAGCAGGTCTAAAGATGCTCAACGCGGCGGGCATTGACGGGAGCGGCATCATATCGTTCTTTGAGATCTTGCAAGCCAAATCCGGCGGTGAGCCCGGTTTCTTGAAGTACGTCTCGAGTCATCCCGATACCCAAGACCGCATTGCCCGACTCAAATCGTTGGCAGATCAAACAGAGCAGGCGGCAGCAAGACCACTGCGTTATGATTGGGCCAATGTGAAAAAAATCTGCGCGGCTCGCAGCACTCGTTAG
- a CDS encoding 3',5'-cyclic-nucleotide phosphodiesterase has translation MKLRVLGCSGGQLPGHRLSSFLVDDTLLIDAGGVTGALSWQAQLKIQNILVTHIHLDHVMGLGTLADNLFGKCKASINIWGTRPIVEGLRKYFFNDGIWPDFTKIKGPSQTKPVLQLRVLPIKRATRVGNYRITPVAVHHIVPSVAFFIQNQTKTLLHLGDTGPTSEVWSLAKKQNSLGGVVIETSFPNRLRDVAAASRHLTPAMLAREIDKLNRPATPIYVTHLKPQFRREIIAEIKALRRPQLHVLKDDEVLRF, from the coding sequence ATGAAACTGCGCGTATTGGGATGCTCGGGCGGCCAGTTGCCTGGCCACAGGTTATCGTCGTTTCTCGTTGACGATACTTTGTTGATTGACGCTGGCGGCGTGACCGGGGCGCTTAGCTGGCAGGCGCAACTGAAAATCCAAAACATCCTGGTTACCCATATCCACCTCGACCATGTCATGGGGCTCGGCACGTTAGCTGACAATCTTTTTGGCAAGTGCAAGGCGAGCATCAATATATGGGGCACACGACCGATCGTTGAAGGTTTGCGAAAATATTTTTTCAACGACGGAATTTGGCCGGATTTTACTAAGATCAAAGGTCCGAGTCAGACCAAGCCGGTACTGCAGCTGCGTGTGCTTCCAATCAAGCGGGCGACCCGCGTGGGTAACTATCGGATTACGCCTGTGGCGGTGCATCACATCGTTCCAAGTGTCGCATTTTTCATACAGAACCAAACTAAAACGCTGCTGCACCTCGGCGACACCGGACCGACAAGTGAGGTGTGGTCGCTGGCGAAGAAGCAGAACAGCCTCGGAGGCGTTGTTATCGAGACATCTTTTCCCAATCGATTGCGCGACGTCGCCGCGGCCAGCCGGCATTTAACGCCGGCAATGTTGGCGCGAGAAATCGACAAGCTGAATCGCCCTGCAACGCCAATTTATGTCACTCATTTGAAACCGCAATTTCGCCGCGAGATCATCGCCGAGATCAAAGCACTCAGGCGACCACAGCTGCACGTTCTAAAGGACGACGAGGTTCTGCGCTTCTAA
- a CDS encoding cyclic nucleotide-binding domain-containing protein, giving the protein MADPAITIRSIPLFSALSREDIAKVLGKLEEVSVPSGATIFSQGDQGDAFYVIQSGAVQVIVEAAAGRREVVAVLGAQDGFGEMALLSGEPRSASVVAIADTSLWRLSRESWNELIEKHPSWLLHFCATISKRLARLDAQYSYGRDAYRSLAENYYASRTREHQQFLRRAALLDWLDAETAGSLLRANDAAGCIRDLQTSQLPLLQSGSDHRLEFHPLFGEFLRGRLAAIEGSAGERELHADISAGYESLAQWPQAIEHALAGENWRRARMLLIEHYGGGAETSANFVKTALDRFPTGFFHGDTALIQLKADAMLALADPQGAYRVYQEALAHQRSHVGVVQYQNMARALYERREYNQAVQCLRSALKILEQDVGEHRGPSLLRQSDGEPGERPFSRQKTRYSPALRLRRIVRKPSLIRWLGGIAGAAIWAYFWFGTPAIGLEPAATKLLGLVCLTLI; this is encoded by the coding sequence ATGGCTGATCCTGCAATTACGATTCGCAGCATTCCGCTCTTCTCTGCGCTTTCTCGCGAAGACATCGCCAAGGTGCTGGGCAAGCTGGAGGAAGTCTCCGTTCCATCGGGCGCGACCATCTTTTCTCAAGGCGACCAGGGAGACGCGTTCTACGTTATTCAATCTGGCGCAGTGCAGGTCATCGTCGAAGCGGCGGCGGGGCGGAGAGAAGTCGTCGCCGTCCTGGGCGCACAAGATGGCTTCGGCGAGATGGCGCTCCTTTCCGGTGAACCGCGCTCGGCGTCCGTGGTCGCCATCGCCGACACCTCGCTCTGGCGTTTGAGTCGCGAGTCATGGAATGAGCTGATCGAGAAGCATCCGTCCTGGCTGCTCCATTTCTGCGCCACCATTAGCAAACGGCTGGCGCGCCTCGACGCGCAATATTCTTATGGGCGCGATGCTTATCGGTCTTTGGCAGAAAACTATTACGCTTCCCGCACCAGGGAACATCAGCAGTTCCTGCGCCGCGCGGCGCTATTGGATTGGCTGGACGCGGAAACCGCAGGGAGCTTGCTCCGTGCCAACGATGCTGCCGGTTGTATCAGAGACCTGCAGACCAGCCAGCTGCCGCTCCTGCAAAGTGGCAGCGACCATCGGCTGGAGTTCCATCCGCTATTCGGCGAATTCTTGCGTGGCAGGCTCGCCGCCATCGAAGGTTCGGCGGGCGAGCGCGAGCTTCATGCGGATATCAGCGCCGGCTACGAGTCGTTAGCACAGTGGCCCCAAGCGATCGAACACGCGCTCGCCGGCGAGAATTGGCGCCGAGCACGAATGTTGCTGATCGAGCACTACGGCGGTGGCGCAGAAACCTCGGCAAATTTTGTTAAGACCGCCCTGGATCGGTTTCCAACGGGTTTTTTCCACGGCGACACCGCTTTGATTCAACTAAAGGCTGACGCAATGTTGGCCTTGGCCGATCCGCAAGGAGCCTATCGAGTCTATCAAGAAGCGCTGGCACACCAGCGTTCACACGTCGGCGTAGTTCAATATCAAAACATGGCCCGAGCTTTGTACGAGAGACGTGAGTACAACCAGGCCGTGCAGTGTTTGCGCAGCGCGCTCAAGATCCTCGAGCAGGACGTCGGCGAGCACCGTGGCCCGTCGCTGCTGCGCCAATCCGATGGCGAGCCAGGTGAAAGACCCTTCTCACGACAAAAAACGCGCTACAGCCCCGCGCTCCGCCTCCGGCGCATCGTCAGAAAACCCAGCCTCATTCGTTGGCTCGGCGGCATCGCTGGCGCCGCCATTTGGGCCTACTTTTGGTTCGGCACTCCCGCCATCGGTTTGGAACCTGCGGCGACAAAGCTGTTAGGGCTCGTCTGCTTGACACTCATCTAA
- the lipB gene encoding lipoyl(octanoyl) transferase LipB, with product MAKLINQDLGSLEYQTALTLQEKLVESKQREPSDDILLFVEHPHIYTLGRGGKETNVLAPREVPVYRSSRGGDVTYHGPGQLVVYPIIDLRSKLRKDVHRYVRNLEMSAISTLKDFGLSATRRPPYTGIWINDRKIAAIGVAVKRSITYHGLALNVNTDLSYFQRIVPCGLTWADVTSLQKELGAAQNMNLVKVRFLHNFAKVFGYPEVQEPSETPSKPETRNSELETI from the coding sequence ATGGCTAAATTGATTAACCAAGATCTGGGCTCGCTCGAATACCAAACCGCGCTGACGCTCCAGGAAAAGCTCGTCGAGTCCAAACAACGCGAGCCTTCCGATGACATTCTTCTGTTCGTTGAGCATCCTCACATCTACACGCTCGGTCGCGGCGGCAAAGAGACGAACGTGCTGGCGCCACGGGAAGTTCCGGTTTACCGCAGCAGCCGCGGCGGGGATGTGACTTATCACGGGCCGGGGCAGCTCGTCGTCTATCCGATCATCGATCTGCGCTCGAAATTACGCAAGGATGTCCATCGCTACGTGCGCAATTTGGAAATGTCGGCGATTTCCACGCTGAAAGATTTCGGCCTTTCAGCGACTCGGCGCCCGCCGTATACTGGCATCTGGATCAACGATCGTAAGATCGCGGCCATTGGCGTAGCCGTAAAACGCTCGATCACGTATCACGGTTTAGCGCTTAACGTGAATACTGATTTGTCTTACTTTCAACGCATCGTTCCCTGCGGTCTGACCTGGGCCGATGTGACATCACTGCAGAAAGAACTCGGTGCGGCGCAGAATATGAACCTCGTCAAAGTACGCTTTCTTCACAACTTCGCGAAAGTCTTTGGCTACCCGGAGGTTCAAGAACCGTCCGAAACTCCGAGCAAACCCGAAACCCGAAACTCGGAACTCGAAACTATTTGA
- the lipA gene encoding lipoyl synthase yields the protein MPRRHPDWIKVKAPGNPNYMRLKKLMREKNLHTVCEEARCPNIGECWGNKTATFLILGDTCTRGCRFCAIDKGKPLALDPEEPRNVALTVKDLGLEHIVVTSVNRDDLPDGGANHFAKTVFWIKSLNPGIRVELLIPDFEGNLDSLRTVVSSGIEILNHNIETVPRLYGKVRPGHTYECSVNILKTAKEMRPDVLTKTGMMLGVGESKEEVMTTLQDLKERNVDIITLGQYLQPSSKLMKVERYLHPDEFREFKTEADKLGFRHVESGPLVRSSYHAWSHVG from the coding sequence ATGCCACGCCGTCACCCCGACTGGATCAAAGTCAAAGCCCCGGGCAACCCCAACTACATGCGCCTGAAGAAACTCATGCGCGAGAAGAATCTTCACACCGTCTGTGAAGAGGCGCGCTGTCCGAACATCGGAGAATGCTGGGGCAACAAGACCGCGACGTTTTTGATTCTGGGCGACACCTGCACGCGTGGCTGCCGCTTTTGCGCCATCGACAAAGGCAAGCCGCTGGCGCTCGACCCGGAGGAGCCGCGCAATGTGGCACTGACCGTCAAAGACTTGGGGCTCGAACACATCGTTGTTACGTCGGTAAACCGCGACGATCTGCCCGACGGCGGCGCTAACCATTTCGCTAAGACAGTCTTCTGGATCAAGAGTTTGAATCCGGGCATCCGCGTTGAGCTCTTGATTCCCGACTTTGAAGGCAATCTGGACTCACTGCGTACGGTTGTCAGCTCAGGTATCGAAATTTTGAATCACAACATCGAAACCGTACCGCGCCTCTATGGCAAAGTCCGCCCGGGGCACACCTATGAATGCTCGGTGAATATTCTGAAGACCGCAAAAGAAATGCGGCCGGACGTGCTCACAAAAACCGGCATGATGCTCGGCGTGGGCGAGTCCAAAGAAGAAGTGATGACGACATTGCAGGATCTGAAAGAACGCAACGTTGACATCATCACCCTCGGCCAATATCTGCAACCCTCGTCGAAGCTAATGAAGGTCGAACGCTATCTGCACCCGGATGAGTTCAGGGAATTCAAAACCGAAGCAGACAAGCTAGGCTTTCGTCATGTAGAATCCGGCCCGCTGGTGCGCAGCTCGTACCACGCGTGGAGCCATGTGGGATAG
- a CDS encoding amidase, translating into MDTTNLHLLSAVDAARLIREGAISSEQLVEACLARIRDVDAQVRAWAFLDPDYALQQARAADQFRLTGQPVGPLHGVPVGIKDIFDTTDMPTECGSVLYSGRTPSRDATTVSLLRAAGAVIVGKTVTTEFAFFSPGKTHNPHNAEHTPGGSSSGSAAAVAAGMVPLALGTQTAGSVIRPAAFCGVIGFKPTHGMISRHGVLQLSRTLDHIGVFARTIDDVALLAEQLVSFDENDPDTRPRARIPFLETSREEPPLAPMFAFVKTPHWERVDSESKEGFSELVEELGAQIEEVELFPSAADAWDWHRAILGAELAVNLHREWDKGRDKLSEALRTQIERGQEVRAADYLRARAQAEAANESFVELFEQRYDTIITPTAPGAAPKGLSSTGDPTFCSVWTLLGMPAITLPLMQSSNGLPIGVQLVGPRGGDARLLRTARWLTGKLKEI; encoded by the coding sequence ATGGACACGACCAATCTCCATCTCCTCTCCGCTGTCGATGCCGCGCGCTTGATTCGCGAAGGGGCGATTTCTTCCGAACAGCTCGTCGAGGCGTGCCTGGCGCGCATTCGCGACGTCGACGCACAGGTGCGGGCCTGGGCGTTTCTCGATCCGGATTACGCGTTGCAGCAGGCGCGCGCCGCGGACCAATTCCGTCTGACCGGCCAACCCGTCGGGCCGCTGCACGGTGTGCCTGTCGGTATCAAAGATATCTTCGATACCACCGACATGCCCACCGAGTGCGGCTCGGTGTTGTACTCTGGCCGCACGCCGTCGCGCGATGCAACGACGGTTTCACTCTTGCGCGCCGCTGGTGCGGTGATCGTAGGCAAGACGGTGACAACGGAGTTTGCGTTTTTCTCGCCGGGAAAAACCCACAATCCGCACAACGCCGAGCACACGCCGGGAGGCTCTTCCAGCGGCTCAGCGGCGGCCGTGGCCGCGGGCATGGTGCCTCTCGCGCTGGGCACGCAGACGGCTGGCTCGGTGATCCGTCCCGCGGCGTTTTGTGGTGTGATTGGCTTCAAACCGACGCATGGGATGATTTCCCGTCACGGCGTGCTGCAACTCTCGCGCACGCTGGATCATATCGGCGTGTTCGCGCGAACAATTGACGACGTCGCCCTGCTGGCTGAGCAGCTGGTCAGCTTCGATGAAAACGATCCCGACACGCGGCCGCGGGCGCGGATTCCTTTTCTTGAAACCTCGCGCGAAGAGCCGCCGCTCGCGCCCATGTTCGCTTTTGTCAAAACGCCCCATTGGGAGCGCGTCGACAGCGAGAGCAAAGAAGGATTCAGCGAACTAGTCGAAGAGTTGGGAGCGCAAATCGAAGAAGTGGAGTTGTTTCCCTCGGCAGCCGATGCGTGGGATTGGCATCGCGCGATTCTCGGCGCCGAACTGGCGGTAAATCTGCATCGTGAATGGGACAAAGGCCGCGATAAACTTTCTGAGGCGTTGAGAACCCAGATCGAGCGCGGCCAAGAAGTGCGCGCGGCGGATTACCTGCGCGCCCGCGCACAGGCGGAAGCGGCCAACGAGAGCTTCGTGGAATTGTTCGAGCAGCGCTACGACACGATTATCACCCCAACCGCGCCCGGCGCGGCGCCAAAGGGGTTATCTTCCACCGGCGATCCGACATTCTGTTCGGTTTGGACTTTGCTTGGCATGCCTGCCATCACTTTGCCACTCATGCAAAGTTCAAACGGCTTACCCATCGGCGTGCAGCTCGTCGGCCCGCGTGGCGGCGATGCGCGGCTGCTACGAACGGCGCGCTGGTTGACCGGAAAACTCAAAGAAATTTGA
- a CDS encoding TRAP transporter large permease subunit: MSDPVLGLIMLGLIVAAIMMGFPTAFTLMGVGMLFGAVAFWDPTQHWWQNRIFDLMVQRTYGVMVNDTLLSVPLFVFMGYVMERAALVDRMFHAVQLAFRRVPASLAVTTLLVCAFWGIASGIVGAVVVLMGVIAMRPMLNAGYDVRLASGAITAGGTLGILIPPSVMLIVYAAVAGQSIVKLYAAAMLPGFFLTFLYLVYILGWAIINPKIAPKLSEDQYRLNVPDWLQRLERGPAKRVFGGLLGAFFRPSLLRGAKTAGGKPIGYGFVVNTVLTLMVPLALSAGTLAMTWWYVVIYNAPATVSTAKPLQEQAGVAAPAPAAEAAPQELGAVAEKPVELGQAAEKSTVPADEKPQELGAAGSPVEIAPAPPSEGPPREMTSVAEPAAAATSKIPANFYSWFWAFAALFGLLLTYYYWRMDGEQFEILRELVASVVPLGVLTIIVLAVILFGITTATESAAIGALGALYLAAMAKFPRPVAWWSLLGAIVGIALGLRRGEFVPLLVSASLGATFFGTVIPWAMGLSKSQDLRRNLNEAVFLTAKTTAMVCWLFIGSALFSSVFALHGGQGLIERWVLSMNLSPLGFLFVAQLIIFLLGWPLEWTEIIVIFCPIFIPLLAHFNVDPILFGTMVAVNLQAAFLSPPVAMSAFYLKGVSPPHVTLNQIFAGMMPYMLIVVLCLICMYIWPGMTLWLPEFLYGN, from the coding sequence ATGAGCGACCCGGTACTCGGCTTGATTATGCTCGGGCTCATCGTGGCGGCGATCATGATGGGCTTTCCGACGGCGTTTACGCTCATGGGCGTCGGCATGCTGTTTGGTGCCGTGGCCTTTTGGGATCCGACACAGCACTGGTGGCAGAATCGCATTTTCGACCTCATGGTGCAGCGCACCTACGGCGTGATGGTTAACGATACTTTATTATCCGTGCCGTTGTTTGTCTTCATGGGCTACGTCATGGAGCGCGCGGCGCTGGTCGACCGCATGTTTCACGCTGTGCAGTTGGCGTTTCGCCGCGTGCCGGCGTCGCTGGCGGTGACGACATTACTCGTATGCGCTTTTTGGGGCATCGCGTCGGGCATCGTCGGCGCCGTGGTCGTGTTGATGGGCGTCATCGCCATGCGCCCCATGCTCAACGCCGGCTACGATGTCCGGCTCGCTTCCGGCGCGATCACCGCAGGTGGCACGCTGGGGATTCTGATTCCGCCGTCGGTCATGTTGATCGTCTATGCCGCGGTGGCCGGTCAGTCGATCGTTAAACTGTACGCTGCGGCGATGCTGCCGGGTTTCTTTCTGACTTTTTTATATCTCGTCTACATTCTCGGCTGGGCGATCATCAATCCGAAAATCGCGCCCAAGCTTTCCGAGGACCAGTATCGCTTGAACGTTCCCGATTGGCTGCAGCGGCTCGAGCGCGGGCCGGCAAAGCGTGTGTTCGGTGGCCTGCTCGGCGCTTTCTTTCGACCGAGTCTGTTGCGCGGCGCGAAGACCGCGGGCGGCAAGCCCATCGGCTACGGTTTCGTCGTCAATACGGTGCTCACTTTGATGGTGCCGCTGGCGCTTAGCGCCGGCACTTTGGCCATGACCTGGTGGTACGTCGTGATTTACAACGCGCCGGCAACCGTCAGCACGGCAAAGCCGCTACAGGAGCAGGCAGGCGTGGCCGCGCCCGCGCCCGCTGCAGAAGCAGCGCCCCAGGAGCTTGGCGCCGTGGCGGAGAAGCCCGTGGAGCTGGGCCAAGCGGCTGAGAAATCTACGGTGCCAGCCGACGAGAAACCCCAGGAGCTCGGCGCCGCCGGCAGCCCGGTGGAGATCGCTCCCGCGCCGCCGTCCGAAGGGCCGCCGCGCGAGATGACTTCGGTTGCTGAGCCAGCCGCCGCTGCGACGAGCAAAATTCCCGCGAACTTCTATAGTTGGTTTTGGGCCTTTGCGGCACTGTTCGGATTGTTGCTGACCTATTATTACTGGCGCATGGACGGCGAGCAGTTCGAGATTCTCCGCGAGCTGGTTGCTTCGGTCGTTCCCCTCGGCGTGCTTACGATCATCGTTCTTGCGGTGATTTTGTTCGGCATAACCACCGCCACCGAGTCGGCGGCCATCGGCGCATTGGGCGCGCTTTACTTGGCGGCGATGGCAAAATTTCCCCGGCCGGTGGCGTGGTGGAGTTTACTCGGCGCAATCGTCGGCATTGCGCTGGGCTTGCGCCGCGGTGAGTTCGTGCCGCTGCTCGTGTCGGCGTCCCTCGGCGCGACTTTTTTTGGCACCGTCATCCCTTGGGCGATGGGACTGAGCAAATCACAAGACCTACGCCGCAACTTAAACGAAGCGGTCTTTCTCACCGCGAAGACTACCGCGATGGTCTGCTGGCTGTTCATCGGTTCGGCGCTTTTCTCCAGCGTCTTCGCGCTGCACGGCGGCCAGGGCTTGATCGAGCGCTGGGTGCTGAGCATGAATCTCTCGCCGTTGGGTTTTCTCTTCGTTGCGCAGTTGATTATTTTTCTTTTGGGCTGGCCACTGGAATGGACCGAGATTATCGTCATCTTCTGTCCGATTTTCATTCCGCTCTTAGCCCACTTTAACGTCGATCCGATCCTGTTTGGCACGATGGTCGCGGTGAACTTACAAGCGGCATTTCTGTCGCCGCCGGTGGCGATGTCGGCCTTTTATTTGAAAGGCGTCTCGCCGCCCCATGTTACGCTCAACCAGATTTTTGCCGGCATGATGCCGTACATGTTGATCGTCGTGCTCTGTTTGATTTGCATGTACATCTGGCCCGGCATGACGCTGTGGCTGCCGGAGTTTCTCTACGGCAATTAG